The genomic DNA TTTATAGTTTTGACTGATGTATTCAAATACCTTGTATGTATGCACAAAGGGTGAGTGTGATGGGGGTTTTCTTGATTGTATTGGATCATAATCAACGACACTAAGAGAGTCGAATAAATCATTATAATTAGGATTTTGATTAAGTAGACTCACAAAAGAATTTTTAGAAATGAAGTATGGCTTTTCATGATGCACAATGTGGATTTGATCCCATCCTTCTCCATAGATGGGGAATTCAAAAAACCTGTACATTTTCGACATTATTTCTGCTTCTACTTTCCTTTTGCGTGAAGCATTACGAGTCAGACGAACATCATAAGGTGTATCGACGTAATAACATTCTTTCACAACATTTGGAAAACGAGCAATTCCTTTCATTCGGAGATCCCTATCAATATTCGTAGCATCTAAATGAGTTTTAGCATGTTCCATCACTCCTTTGAAACTTAAAGTCATTATAAAATGGAAAGATTTCTTTGATAAATTTCAAGAGTTTATTTATACAATTCTCACAACCAGCTATGCACGATTGTCTATAATGTTTCAGGTTCTTGTCATTGAAGTAAATTGATATCTCTGAAATTTGATCTTGAACCCTAAATCCCTCTACTTTCGTATAACGTATTTACGATATCAAATTATATTACCCTCGAATCTTAATTTCTACCAATATCATCAATTTTCCATTTACAATATTCAGTTAAATCCATCTTCGGGTTCACCGACATCAAATTTTAATACTTTTGTCGCTTCCAATTTAAATTTCCCTATCCAAGAATTCCAATCACCATTATCCATCTGTGCATAAAATGATAATCCACTTGGTTCTACTGAAGCCACAATAAAAACATCGGCATCTTCCTCCCCGAACCAATAGGGAAATCCATTTTTATATCCTATCCAACCCGGCATACGCTCATATATATTTGTTACTTTATCCCATACTTCATTGGGTAAATGATACCATATATTTAGATTGCATTTTTGAGAGTTTATGTTACTCATTTGTGTCCCTCCTTCAGCCTTAAACTTATATCAAAAACATACATTACTTATTATATCGATTCCCGCACGGAAAATTCCCAAAAAAATTTTCTACAATTAAATTAATTTTATTAGAATCTAGAGTTTCAAATGCTTCCGTTCCGCCAACCACTTCTTGATGCAGGATCTTTACCTCTTTCTCTTTTCAAATTCTTTCTTGGACTATCCTGCACTTTTAGTTCGATAAAGATAAAAAAAACTATGTATACAACTCAATGCTCTTCAACTAATGCGCTCAATTGTTGAATATAATTATTAAAGAAAAGCACCTTTTAGTTCTAGTACAATTCTAAAAAACTGCTGTACTTTCAAAATTTTGAGTTAGACATTATAAAACC from Sporosarcina sp. FSL K6-1522 includes the following:
- a CDS encoding HD domain-containing protein; this translates as MEHAKTHLDATNIDRDLRMKGIARFPNVVKECYYVDTPYDVRLTRNASRKRKVEAEIMSKMYRFFEFPIYGEGWDQIHIVHHEKPYFISKNSFVSLLNQNPNYNDLFDSLSVVDYDPIQSRKPPSHSPFVHTYKVFEYISQNYKEDDKLAMQIAALFHDIAKPFTKVIKKGRDYASYFLYENVSTHMAVHFLKELGFEDDFVMKTANIIQMHMKIVYGDNGASEIYHLLDDEYLWKLYFFAEGDALAKN